In one window of Gossypium arboreum isolate Shixiya-1 chromosome 4, ASM2569848v2, whole genome shotgun sequence DNA:
- the LOC108460120 gene encoding uncharacterized protein LOC108460120: MPKKEGASLRKDALWRASTAKSIPRIHHSLLLRLPITPLSNYALAVMNHPDPIGTGLVTDAIVEAAGPECIVPGHITPIILLGLKVWPIEVNMKFLEPVGKELKLLGKFMDDAVNLMNKSFIDR; encoded by the exons ATGCCGAAGAAAGAAGGAGCTTCCTTGCGAAAGGATGCTCTATGGAGGGCCTCTACTGCAAAATCCATCCCCAGAATCCACCACTCCCTTCTTCTGCGTCTTCCCATAACCCCTCTTTCCAATTACGCCCTCGCCGTCATGAACCACCCTGACCCTATCGGAACTGGATTAGTCACTGACGCTATTGTCGAAGCCGCCGGACCCGAATGCATTGTTCCTGGCCACATTACTCCTATTATATTGCTTGGTCTTAAG GTGTGGCCAATTGAAGTTAACATGAAATTTTTGGAACCAGTTGGTAAAGAACTAAAGTTACTTGGAAAG TTCATGGATGATGCTGTCAACCTCATGAACAAGTCATTCATAGATCGCTAA
- the LOC108458681 gene encoding transcription factor MYB27-like: protein MANETTTAAMQGENLRKGPWHEEEDERLISFVKLLGSRRWDYVAQTSGLKRSGKSCRLRWVNYLRPNLKHGSISAEEEMIILKLHQKWGNKWSMIARMLPGRTDNEIKNYWRTHLRKKAVIQDQGNFRFIQEDDNSPNSKTYNGESYNPFVDISDTQNSCYAAAPVSDFGTSPYETRLSDWIPEFQSDQSEIKSQLDSTTTTTTTTTTTHSCNFYPALFYEENDVWGYSGSLWNMD, encoded by the exons ATGGCTAACGAAACAACTACAGCAGCCATGCAAGGAGAAAATTTGCGTAAAGGGCCTTGGCACGAGGAAGAAGATGAGCGATTAATAAGCTTTGTGAAGCTTTTGGGAAGCCGGAGATGGGATTATGTAGCTCAAACTTCCG GCCTAAAGAGAAGTGGCAAGAGTTGCAGGTTAAGGTGGGTGAACTATCTGCGTCCTAATCTAAAGCATGGCAGTATCAGTGCTGAAGAGGAGATGATCATCCTAAAACTTCATCAGAAATGGGGAAACAA ATGGTCGATGATTGCGCGAATGTTACCGGGACGAACCGATAATGAGATAAAGAACTACTGGAGAACTCATTTAAGAAAGAAAGCAGTAATTCAAGACCAAG GAAATTTTCGATTCATACAAGAAGATGATAACAGTCCCAATTCCAAAACTTACAATGGTGAAAGCTACAATCCTTTTGTGGATATTTCAGATACTCAAAACAGTTGTTATGCTGCTGCTCCAGTGTCAGATTTTGGAACTTCTCCGTACGAAACCAGGTTATCAGATTGGATACCAGAGTTTCAAAGTGATCAAAGTGAAATTAAATCTCAGCTAGActctactactactactactactactactactactacacATTCATGCAACTTTTATCCTGCATTGTTTTATGAGGAGAATGATGTATGGGGATATTCAGGCTCCCTCTGGAACATGGATTAA